A single Acidaminococcus sp. DNA region contains:
- a CDS encoding FAD-dependent oxidoreductase — protein sequence MIYDIAIVGGGPAGCSAAVTAANRNLKTILFDPGDFALALRKTQKIKNYLGLPDMSGNDLMNIFVKQMKEAGTKVVTEKVLNVMALNDHFYLGTPGSMYEAKTVILAIGVPHSRGLDGEKDLLGKGISYCATCDGNFYKGKTVGAICTVPSMWPEVVFLAKLAAQGTAWISFDVPGDAPQNMTVEKSLPTAVRKEGNQVIVTAGDKETAVDGLFVLRETDPVSRLLPDLAMDGNYIHIDAAQQTSVPGVFAAGDCAGQPWQINKAAGEGQKAVFGVVDYLRKAKNE from the coding sequence ATGATTTATGATATTGCTATCGTCGGCGGCGGCCCCGCCGGCTGCAGTGCCGCTGTGACGGCTGCCAACCGGAATTTGAAGACGATTCTCTTTGATCCCGGGGATTTTGCCCTGGCGCTGCGAAAAACACAAAAAATCAAAAACTATCTGGGCCTTCCGGACATGTCCGGCAATGACCTGATGAATATCTTCGTCAAGCAGATGAAAGAAGCCGGCACGAAGGTGGTTACTGAAAAGGTACTGAATGTAATGGCACTGAATGACCATTTCTATCTGGGTACACCGGGCAGCATGTATGAAGCAAAAACCGTTATCCTCGCTATCGGCGTTCCTCATTCCCGTGGCCTTGATGGTGAAAAGGACTTGTTAGGGAAGGGAATCAGTTACTGTGCCACCTGTGATGGTAACTTTTACAAGGGAAAGACAGTAGGGGCCATTTGCACGGTTCCCAGTATGTGGCCGGAAGTAGTATTCCTGGCCAAGCTGGCTGCTCAGGGTACGGCCTGGATCTCCTTTGACGTGCCAGGTGATGCACCACAAAATATGACAGTAGAAAAATCTCTTCCGACTGCCGTTCGCAAAGAAGGCAATCAGGTGATTGTCACTGCCGGTGATAAGGAAACGGCTGTGGATGGTCTCTTTGTGCTGCGGGAAACGGATCCTGTCTCCCGCTTGCTGCCGGATTTGGCCATGGACGGCAATTACATTCATATTGACGCTGCCCAGCAGACTTCCGTGCCCGGCGTTTTCGCGGCCGGAGACTGTGCAGGTCAGCCCTGGCAGATCAATAAGGCGGCCGGAGAAGGCCAAAAGGCGGTCTTCGGTGTCGTAGATTATTTAAGGAAAGCAAAAAATGAATAA
- a CDS encoding M23 family metallopeptidase — MDKEKIKDRLSAVKESLPEMRPLHAKISWKDGDGKDKELSLGPRAVGAFLGVFAVCVMALAVCSGLLVRAYEEQQELQNYRADYGVYTERLAKLMDNNEKLQRELSQVSKLEALVRDKLKKEGVAVSEQNVDAESQRLDQDGKGGPSTADALTVLEVQDEINWKKLAYKKENLSNMLLALSSSGDGTYAWPLDGGEISSFYGLRADPFGGGAENHAGVDIAAEFGTPVKASATGVVQQAAWNGGYGRFVSIDHGDGMTTCYGHMSAIAVAPGQRVTRGQVIGYVGSSGYSTGPHLHFEMREGGSTVNPLQFTAPTRTSH, encoded by the coding sequence ATGGATAAGGAAAAAATCAAAGACCGGCTCAGCGCCGTAAAGGAATCTCTGCCGGAAATGCGTCCCCTGCATGCAAAGATTTCCTGGAAGGACGGCGATGGCAAGGACAAGGAACTGAGCCTTGGGCCGCGCGCTGTCGGCGCCTTCCTGGGTGTATTCGCAGTATGCGTCATGGCACTTGCCGTCTGCTCCGGTCTTTTGGTACGGGCCTACGAGGAGCAGCAGGAACTTCAGAATTATCGTGCCGATTATGGTGTTTACACCGAGCGGCTGGCCAAGCTGATGGATAATAACGAGAAGCTGCAGCGCGAATTGTCTCAGGTCTCCAAACTCGAGGCATTGGTTCGCGACAAGCTGAAAAAAGAGGGCGTTGCTGTTTCGGAACAGAATGTGGACGCGGAATCACAGCGCCTTGACCAGGACGGCAAAGGCGGTCCTTCTACGGCCGATGCACTTACGGTGCTGGAAGTCCAGGATGAGATTAATTGGAAGAAACTGGCCTACAAGAAGGAGAATCTGAGCAATATGCTGCTGGCATTGTCCTCCAGTGGAGATGGAACCTATGCATGGCCGCTTGACGGCGGTGAAATCAGCTCTTTTTACGGACTGCGTGCAGATCCTTTCGGCGGCGGAGCTGAAAATCATGCGGGGGTGGATATTGCGGCCGAATTCGGTACGCCTGTCAAAGCTTCGGCAACCGGTGTGGTGCAGCAGGCAGCATGGAACGGCGGCTATGGGCGTTTTGTCAGTATCGACCATGGTGACGGGATGACGACTTGTTACGGTCATATGAGTGCCATCGCCGTGGCTCCCGGACAGCGTGTAACGCGCGGTCAGGTTATCGGTTACGTAGGAAGCAGCGGTTACAGCACGGGTCCGCATCTGCATTTTGAGATGCGCGAAGGTGGGTCTACCGTAAATCCGCTCCAATTTACAGCCCCGACAAGAACAAGTCATTAA
- a CDS encoding polysaccharide biosynthesis protein → MDETTAKPSGSKNFLKGTLILTISSIVVKVIGALNWVILSRIMGGEGIGLYQMGFPIYLMAITVSSAGIPVAISIVTAEKVAQDDYGGARRVFHVSLRMLLVTGILFSMVLFFGAGWLVKLLPDPRAYYSIIALAPAVFFVTFLSSFRGYFQGWQIMTPTACSEVTEQLVRVITMIAFSYLLMPYGLTYAAAGASMGAGAGAFCGLLVLLGFYWRLKKKFFPDGANTEPKVKESAVSIMKRLILLALPVSMSSLMLPVVSNLDMMIVPKRLLVAGYTVPEATTLFGYLSGMAVPLINMSTILTAALSISLVPAISESRTLGDHAGIRSKVSTAFTVASVITIPCSVGLHLLGGRVAALIYNAPNAGPAIETMSWAIFLLGLHQVSTGILQGLGKTRIPVINMIIAAVIKVFLNWNLTAMPSLGIRGSSMATVADIGVAAILNLFFIKKYTAFTIEIKQLVKTLACAVVMGGAVVAVLKFVHSGGMALLLSIVIAIPVYILMLLALKTLSVEELQQIPFVGRRMITLGRKLGFIKD, encoded by the coding sequence ATGGACGAAACGACGGCAAAGCCGAGCGGATCTAAAAATTTCCTCAAAGGTACATTGATCCTGACGATTTCCAGTATTGTCGTCAAGGTAATCGGCGCGCTGAACTGGGTGATTCTTTCCCGCATTATGGGCGGTGAAGGCATTGGCCTTTATCAGATGGGATTCCCGATTTATCTGATGGCGATTACAGTTTCTTCCGCCGGTATTCCTGTAGCTATTTCCATCGTGACTGCGGAAAAGGTTGCTCAGGATGATTACGGCGGTGCCCGCCGTGTTTTTCACGTTTCACTGCGAATGCTGCTTGTTACGGGCATTCTCTTCTCCATGGTGCTGTTTTTTGGAGCCGGATGGCTGGTCAAACTGCTTCCGGACCCGCGTGCCTATTACTCTATTATTGCACTCGCACCGGCTGTTTTCTTTGTCACTTTTCTCTCCAGTTTCCGGGGATACTTCCAGGGCTGGCAGATTATGACGCCGACCGCCTGCTCTGAAGTAACAGAGCAGCTCGTCCGCGTCATTACGATGATCGCCTTCTCTTACCTGCTGATGCCATACGGCCTGACTTATGCGGCAGCCGGTGCCAGTATGGGTGCCGGAGCCGGTGCTTTCTGCGGACTTCTGGTGCTGCTGGGTTTTTACTGGCGCCTTAAGAAGAAATTCTTCCCTGACGGAGCCAATACGGAGCCTAAGGTAAAAGAATCCGCCGTCAGCATCATGAAACGCCTGATTCTGCTGGCACTGCCGGTTTCCATGTCGAGCCTCATGCTTCCGGTGGTTTCGAACCTCGACATGATGATTGTGCCGAAGCGTCTGCTTGTGGCAGGATATACCGTACCGGAAGCCACAACGCTTTTCGGATATCTATCCGGCATGGCAGTACCGCTCATTAATATGTCTACTATCCTGACGGCTGCTCTTTCCATCAGCCTGGTGCCTGCTATCAGTGAATCACGGACACTGGGTGATCATGCGGGAATCCGCTCCAAAGTCAGTACGGCATTTACCGTAGCGTCCGTAATTACGATTCCCTGCAGCGTGGGGCTGCATCTTCTCGGCGGCCGGGTAGCTGCCCTGATTTACAATGCACCGAATGCGGGACCGGCTATTGAAACAATGAGCTGGGCCATTTTCCTGCTGGGCCTCCATCAGGTGAGTACGGGCATCCTGCAGGGACTCGGCAAGACCCGGATTCCTGTCATCAATATGATTATTGCGGCAGTTATCAAAGTGTTTCTGAACTGGAACCTGACAGCTATGCCTTCCCTGGGCATCCGTGGTTCTTCCATGGCAACGGTTGCCGATATCGGCGTTGCCGCAATTTTGAACCTGTTCTTCATCAAGAAATATACGGCCTTTACGATTGAAATCAAACAACTTGTGAAAACGCTTGCCTGTGCGGTTGTCATGGGCGGGGCAGTAGTGGCTGTATTGAAATTTGTCCACAGCGGCGGCATGGCACTGCTTCTTTCTATTGTGATTGCCATCCCGGTCTATATCCTCATGCTTTTGGCGCTAAAGACACTTTCCGTGGAAGAACTTCAGCAGATTCCTTTCGTCGGGCGCCGCATGATTACACTCGGACGGAAATTGGGATTTATAAAAGACTGA
- a CDS encoding acyl-CoA dehydratase activase-related protein, whose product MSTFNIGLDIGSTTAKIVVLDNKKNMIFSRYKRHQANVMAVLKEELTHLRSQIGAASVKLKVTGSVGMGIAEKFKLAFEQEVIAATKFVKEKYPEVATLIDIGGEDAKIVYISPDGSCDLRMNGNCAGGTGAFLDQMAVLLGIPVEELNGLAEKAKTVHYIASRCGVFAKTDIQNLLSKNVSREDIAASIFHAVAVQVITTLSHGCTIKPKILLCGGPLTFMPRLRKALMDALQIPYAEFIVPENANLIPAYGTALSAADAPTTNLDKILDKLNSNQVDVSNLKDVMPPIFKSPEEYEAWKKEKEADYIALTPLTANTKEVYIGIDSGSTTTKLVATDKEDRILFTYYTHNDGNPIGAVQEAFEAFYKKCLEVDANPIILGSCSTGYGEDLIKAAFNLNTGIIETIAHYLAAKKINNKVSFILDIGGQDMKAIFVDHGVVNRMELNESCSSGCGTFLETFAKGLNYNISDFAKLACTAKHPSDLGTRCTVFMNSKVKQSLREGVTNADISAGLAYSVVRNCLYKVLKMRNTKELGTEIVLQGGTMKNDAVVRAFEILTGVKVHRSNIPEIMGAYGCALFAKTKAAGQATLDDMIHVASHTDSQLQCHGCENNCLIQKYQFSNGSVYFSGNKCEKFFTNNGDDVVPGKNIYGYKYDLLFNRPINEEAERAIGIPRCLNMYEDYPFWHALFTACGLKVVLSDPSTLKMYESGLHDVMSDNICFPAKLVHGHILNLIKKRVNRIFMPYVIYERQDDKRQLNSYNCPVVSGYSDVIKSVTNTDIPIDSPPINFQDTGMLKKQLRKYLSYIGFDRFTADKAIKAGMKAMEEYRKKIREKNEEILEDSRKNGKLTILLAGRPYHTDPLIQHKLSDTVAAMGINVVNEDLVRDNTQIEINDTYLTKQWAYINRILKAADWVARQDNTVHFMEMTSFGCGPDAFLQDEIRTLLQRHGKALTLLKIDDVSNIGSLKLRVRSVVESIRYNNRTNVKVVPFVDTPRFEKSMKDYTILVPYFTSTLSPLIPSVMKILGYHVETLPQSTGISADLGLKFANNEVCYPATLVVGDFLEALRSGKYDVNKTAVAITQTGGQCRASNYFGLIKHALVAAGFKNVPVISVATSESIKNNQPGFKINWLKIGKITVNTILFSDCLAKLYNATRVRETKAGIADKLRDKYLELAQKQIEANSSKGLLKVLKQAVAEFTDAAKPNVHLPRVGIVGEIYLKFNAFAHKNITSWLMDHRIEVMPPLMTPFFMQAFVNRLTNYKFHLKRDKLPSLLVDFVYLKIVKQIDRVNKICSAFPYFTPFEDIYEMANDGKQIINMAAQFGEGWLLPAEVVGFAKSGIYNVISLQPFGCIANHIIAKGIEKKVKTMYPQMNLLSLDFDSGVSDVNVANRLILFVENIRADGKTPDVPKRKTHHESRDNEMRREIMV is encoded by the coding sequence ATGAGCACATTTAACATTGGGCTGGACATTGGTTCAACCACAGCTAAGATAGTGGTGCTTGACAACAAGAAGAATATGATTTTCTCCCGCTACAAGCGCCATCAGGCAAATGTCATGGCTGTACTGAAGGAAGAGCTCACGCACCTGCGTTCCCAGATTGGCGCTGCCAGCGTCAAACTGAAGGTCACGGGTTCCGTCGGCATGGGGATTGCCGAAAAATTTAAGCTCGCCTTCGAACAGGAAGTCATTGCTGCCACCAAATTTGTAAAGGAGAAATATCCGGAAGTCGCAACGCTGATCGATATCGGCGGTGAAGACGCTAAGATCGTCTACATCAGCCCGGACGGCAGCTGCGACCTCAGAATGAACGGCAACTGTGCCGGCGGTACCGGCGCTTTTCTTGACCAGATGGCCGTTCTTCTGGGCATCCCCGTGGAAGAGCTCAACGGACTGGCTGAAAAAGCGAAGACCGTTCATTACATTGCTTCCCGCTGCGGCGTATTTGCCAAGACGGATATCCAGAATCTCCTCAGCAAAAACGTAAGCCGCGAAGATATTGCGGCTTCCATTTTCCACGCCGTTGCCGTCCAGGTCATTACGACCTTATCCCACGGCTGCACCATCAAGCCGAAGATTCTGCTCTGCGGCGGTCCTCTGACCTTTATGCCGCGTCTGCGCAAGGCTCTGATGGATGCCCTGCAAATTCCTTATGCGGAATTCATCGTACCGGAAAACGCCAACCTGATTCCTGCCTATGGCACGGCACTCAGCGCGGCGGATGCTCCGACGACCAACCTGGATAAGATCCTGGACAAACTGAATTCCAATCAAGTCGACGTTTCGAATCTGAAGGACGTCATGCCTCCGATTTTCAAATCCCCTGAGGAGTATGAAGCCTGGAAGAAAGAAAAAGAAGCTGATTATATCGCCCTGACTCCGCTCACAGCAAATACCAAAGAGGTTTATATCGGAATCGACTCCGGTTCCACGACGACCAAGCTCGTTGCTACGGATAAGGAAGACCGCATCCTCTTTACTTATTATACGCATAACGACGGCAATCCTATCGGTGCCGTCCAGGAAGCCTTTGAGGCTTTCTACAAAAAGTGCCTGGAAGTCGATGCCAACCCGATTATCCTCGGCAGCTGTTCCACCGGTTACGGCGAGGACCTGATTAAAGCTGCCTTTAATCTCAATACCGGCATCATCGAGACCATTGCTCATTACCTGGCTGCCAAGAAAATCAACAACAAGGTTTCCTTTATCCTGGATATCGGCGGGCAGGACATGAAGGCCATCTTCGTGGATCACGGCGTTGTCAACCGCATGGAACTCAACGAATCCTGTTCCTCCGGCTGCGGCACGTTCCTCGAAACATTCGCCAAGGGCCTCAACTACAATATCAGCGACTTCGCCAAGCTGGCCTGCACGGCCAAACACCCGAGCGACCTCGGCACGCGCTGCACTGTATTTATGAATTCCAAGGTGAAGCAGAGCCTGCGTGAAGGCGTGACCAACGCCGATATTTCTGCCGGTCTCGCTTATTCTGTGGTCCGCAACTGCCTCTACAAAGTCCTGAAGATGAGAAACACGAAGGAACTGGGGACGGAAATCGTCCTGCAGGGCGGTACCATGAAAAATGATGCCGTCGTCCGTGCTTTCGAGATTCTTACGGGCGTCAAAGTGCACCGCAGCAACATCCCTGAAATCATGGGTGCTTACGGCTGCGCGCTCTTTGCCAAGACGAAGGCAGCCGGCCAGGCTACGCTGGATGACATGATCCACGTTGCTTCTCATACGGATTCCCAGCTGCAGTGCCATGGCTGCGAAAACAACTGCCTCATTCAGAAATACCAATTCAGCAACGGCAGTGTGTACTTCTCCGGCAACAAGTGCGAAAAGTTCTTTACGAACAACGGGGACGATGTCGTTCCCGGTAAAAATATCTATGGCTACAAGTATGACCTGCTCTTCAACCGTCCGATTAACGAGGAAGCAGAACGGGCCATCGGGATTCCCCGCTGCCTCAATATGTACGAGGATTATCCTTTCTGGCATGCCCTCTTTACGGCCTGCGGTCTCAAAGTCGTGCTGTCCGATCCGTCCACGCTGAAAATGTACGAATCGGGACTGCATGATGTCATGAGCGATAATATCTGCTTCCCGGCCAAGCTGGTTCACGGACATATCCTGAACCTCATCAAGAAGCGCGTCAACCGGATTTTCATGCCTTACGTCATTTATGAACGTCAGGATGATAAACGTCAGCTCAACAGCTACAACTGCCCTGTCGTTTCCGGCTATTCCGATGTGATTAAGAGCGTTACCAATACGGATATTCCGATTGATTCTCCTCCCATCAACTTCCAGGACACGGGCATGCTGAAAAAGCAGCTCCGCAAATACCTGAGCTATATCGGGTTTGACCGCTTTACGGCCGATAAAGCCATCAAAGCCGGCATGAAAGCGATGGAAGAATACCGCAAAAAGATTCGGGAAAAGAATGAGGAAATTCTCGAAGACAGCCGCAAGAACGGCAAGCTGACCATTCTGCTCGCCGGCCGTCCTTACCATACGGATCCTCTGATTCAGCACAAGCTCAGCGATACGGTAGCAGCCATGGGCATCAACGTCGTCAATGAAGACCTTGTCCGCGATAACACTCAGATCGAAATCAACGATACCTATCTGACAAAACAGTGGGCTTATATCAACCGTATCCTGAAAGCGGCTGACTGGGTAGCGCGTCAGGACAATACGGTTCACTTCATGGAAATGACATCTTTTGGCTGCGGCCCTGATGCCTTCCTGCAGGATGAAATCCGCACGCTGCTGCAGCGCCACGGCAAAGCACTGACGCTCCTTAAGATTGACGATGTCTCCAATATCGGCTCGCTGAAACTCCGCGTCCGTTCCGTCGTAGAAAGCATTCGTTACAACAACCGCACGAACGTCAAGGTAGTTCCTTTTGTCGATACGCCGAGATTCGAAAAATCTATGAAGGACTACACCATTCTGGTGCCTTACTTCACGTCAACTTTGTCTCCGCTCATTCCTTCCGTAATGAAGATTCTGGGCTATCACGTAGAAACGCTGCCGCAGAGCACCGGTATTTCCGCGGATCTTGGCCTGAAGTTTGCCAATAACGAAGTCTGCTACCCGGCCACCCTGGTCGTCGGTGACTTCCTCGAAGCACTGCGTTCTGGCAAGTATGACGTGAACAAGACTGCAGTGGCCATTACCCAGACGGGCGGCCAGTGCCGTGCTTCCAACTACTTTGGCCTGATTAAGCACGCTCTCGTCGCAGCTGGTTTCAAGAATGTTCCGGTCATTTCCGTTGCTACGAGCGAAAGCATCAAGAACAACCAGCCCGGCTTCAAGATCAACTGGCTGAAGATCGGCAAGATTACGGTCAATACCATTCTCTTCTCCGACTGCCTGGCAAAACTCTACAATGCTACGCGCGTCCGCGAAACGAAGGCAGGCATTGCAGATAAATTGCGTGATAAATACCTCGAACTGGCCCAGAAACAAATTGAAGCCAATAGTTCCAAAGGTCTTCTCAAGGTGCTGAAACAGGCTGTTGCTGAATTTACGGATGCAGCTAAGCCAAACGTCCATCTGCCGCGGGTCGGTATTGTCGGTGAAATCTACCTGAAATTCAATGCGTTTGCTCACAAGAACATTACGAGCTGGCTCATGGATCACCGCATCGAAGTAATGCCGCCGCTGATGACGCCATTCTTCATGCAGGCGTTCGTCAACCGTCTGACCAACTATAAGTTCCACCTGAAGCGGGATAAACTGCCGAGCCTCCTGGTTGACTTTGTCTACCTCAAGATTGTGAAGCAGATTGACAGAGTGAATAAGATCTGCTCTGCCTTCCCGTACTTCACGCCGTTTGAAGATATCTACGAAATGGCAAACGACGGCAAACAAATCATCAACATGGCTGCTCAGTTTGGCGAAGGCTGGCTCCTGCCGGCTGAGGTCGTCGGTTTTGCCAAGTCCGGCATCTACAACGTGATCAGTCTGCAGCCCTTCGGCTGCATTGCCAACCACATCATCGCCAAGGGCATTGAAAAGAAAGTGAAGACGATGTATCCGCAGATGAACCTGCTGAGCCTTGACTTCGACAGCGGTGTCAGCGACGTCAACGTGGCAAACCGTCTGATTCTGTTCGTTGAAAATATCCGTGCTGACGGCAAGACTCCGGATGTTCCGAAACGGAAGACACACCATGAAAGCCGGGATAACGAAATGCGCCGTGAAATTATGGTGTGA
- a CDS encoding SDR family NAD(P)-dependent oxidoreductase encodes MKVAIITGASGGLGKALAKSLSETGEALEFWLLGRDKEKLENTAQKLGTKVRFLTLDLADASWEQTMQHILQSEKPQIAWLINNAGFGYFGNFSEEPRGHAGRMADVDFAAPIRLCALCLPYMAAGSHIVNVCSVAGFLPLPQMAVYSGAKAGLLHFTQALAAELKPNGISVTALCPYWIGDTGFIPSLGTKPHLNLWGTLPAEEVARRGILGARKGETIVTPGWLATICRIGTSLLPLPVLLKIRDIWKA; translated from the coding sequence ATGAAAGTTGCCATCATTACCGGAGCTTCCGGCGGCCTTGGAAAGGCGCTAGCCAAGTCCTTGTCCGAAACCGGAGAAGCACTTGAATTCTGGCTGCTTGGCCGGGACAAAGAAAAGCTTGAAAACACTGCTCAAAAGCTCGGCACGAAGGTCCGCTTCCTGACACTCGATCTGGCTGATGCTTCATGGGAACAAACCATGCAGCATATACTTCAAAGTGAAAAACCACAGATTGCCTGGCTCATCAATAACGCCGGGTTCGGTTATTTTGGAAATTTCAGTGAAGAACCGCGCGGGCACGCCGGCCGCATGGCCGATGTGGACTTTGCTGCTCCAATCCGGCTGTGTGCCCTCTGTCTCCCTTATATGGCCGCCGGATCCCATATTGTAAACGTCTGCTCTGTAGCCGGGTTCCTGCCGCTGCCGCAAATGGCCGTTTACAGCGGTGCCAAGGCGGGACTGCTGCACTTTACGCAGGCCCTTGCCGCCGAACTGAAGCCAAACGGAATCAGCGTCACAGCACTCTGTCCCTACTGGATCGGCGATACCGGTTTTATCCCGTCTCTCGGCACGAAACCGCACCTCAATCTGTGGGGAACGCTGCCGGCGGAAGAAGTGGCCCGCCGCGGCATTCTGGGGGCCCGCAAAGGCGAAACCATTGTCACGCCGGGATGGTTAGCAACAATATGCCGCATAGGCACATCACTGCTGCCTCTGCCGGTGCTGCTGAAAATACGGGATATATGGAAGGCGTAG
- a CDS encoding Hsp20/alpha crystallin family protein, whose protein sequence is MLLPTVLHDSLFDDFMDDFDDMFEHSPLYGKHARNMMKTDVRDCNDHYELDIDLPGFKKEDIHAELQNGYLTISAQKNLSKDEKDKEGHYIRRERSSGQCARAFYVGENITEQDVKAKYADGILQLSIPKKDAPQVEDKKYIAIEG, encoded by the coding sequence ATGTTACTGCCTACTGTGTTACATGATTCTCTGTTTGATGATTTTATGGATGATTTTGATGACATGTTTGAACATTCTCCTCTTTATGGCAAACATGCAAGAAACATGATGAAGACTGATGTTCGTGACTGCAATGACCATTATGAACTTGATATTGACCTGCCGGGCTTCAAGAAGGAAGATATCCATGCTGAACTGCAGAACGGTTATCTGACCATTTCCGCCCAGAAGAATCTGAGCAAGGACGAGAAGGATAAGGAGGGCCATTACATCCGCCGTGAACGCAGCAGTGGTCAGTGCGCTCGTGCCTTCTATGTAGGTGAGAATATCACCGAACAGGACGTCAAGGCTAAATACGCTGACGGTATCCTGCAGCTGTCCATTCCTAAGAAGGATGCTCCGCAGGTAGAAGACAAGAAGTATATTGCCATCGAAGGCTGA
- a CDS encoding WG repeat-containing protein, which produces MKKGKSLLLAVLTCLLAGQTAFAAEHLAIVSKDDKAGTIDPSGKVIMPLEFSKVEIQNDESHPVILVEKKGKFGMYDRDGREIIAPKLKKVTAYNEGFLGAKDDQGWSFYDAGGRRLPGDYDEVSYFSEGMAAVKKDGKWGYIDTTGKLVIPALYKKANAFSEGLAAAKLDKNWVYLRKDGSALSVGKADEVGEFHQGTATIDNSWLFNTQGQRYAKLKKYAYVGNFDENGLAQVGVRRSHRTFLDYISIGWGWGGDWGIGYPGWGWGWGGIGIGWWGGGHHHHHHGWGGGITVYPGGAVRPSSLFMGAINKQGQEVIPTDYQALSEFDDGRALMVDAEGRWGMIDTKGQTVVPAMYDKLGFFNEGRAAFSFDDHWGFINESNVIVIPNHFSAVTAFSDGRAAVKSGDKVGIIDANGQFVMNPSEKYTDMGSLHANRLPVKDKKSGKWGYLDGNGQNVIKPQYDEAGNFD; this is translated from the coding sequence ATGAAAAAAGGTAAATCATTGCTTCTGGCGGTGCTGACCTGCCTTCTGGCCGGGCAGACAGCTTTTGCGGCCGAGCATCTTGCCATCGTAAGCAAAGATGATAAAGCGGGGACCATTGATCCTTCCGGCAAGGTAATTATGCCCCTTGAATTCAGCAAGGTGGAAATCCAGAATGATGAATCCCATCCGGTTATTCTTGTCGAAAAAAAGGGTAAGTTCGGTATGTATGACCGGGACGGACGGGAGATCATTGCACCGAAACTCAAAAAAGTCACGGCTTATAATGAAGGTTTCCTGGGAGCCAAAGATGATCAGGGCTGGTCGTTTTATGACGCCGGCGGCAGGCGGCTGCCCGGCGACTATGACGAAGTAAGTTACTTTTCTGAGGGTATGGCGGCTGTCAAAAAAGACGGAAAATGGGGTTATATCGATACTACGGGAAAACTCGTGATCCCGGCACTTTATAAGAAAGCAAATGCTTTCAGTGAAGGCCTGGCCGCTGCCAAGCTGGATAAAAACTGGGTTTATCTTAGAAAAGACGGCTCGGCACTCAGTGTCGGCAAGGCCGATGAGGTCGGCGAGTTCCATCAGGGAACAGCGACTATCGACAATTCCTGGCTGTTTAATACCCAGGGACAGCGCTATGCAAAACTGAAGAAATATGCCTACGTCGGTAATTTCGATGAAAATGGTCTGGCCCAGGTCGGTGTGAGGCGCTCGCACCGCACATTCCTCGATTACATCTCCATCGGCTGGGGATGGGGCGGCGATTGGGGTATCGGCTATCCCGGCTGGGGCTGGGGATGGGGCGGTATCGGTATCGGCTGGTGGGGCGGAGGTCACCACCATCATCACCACGGCTGGGGCGGCGGTATCACCGTCTACCCGGGCGGAGCTGTACGGCCGTCTTCCCTCTTTATGGGAGCCATTAATAAGCAGGGCCAGGAAGTCATTCCAACCGATTATCAGGCGTTATCCGAATTTGATGACGGCCGCGCGCTTATGGTGGATGCCGAGGGCCGCTGGGGCATGATCGACACCAAAGGACAGACCGTGGTGCCGGCTATGTACGATAAATTAGGCTTTTTTAATGAAGGACGGGCCGCTTTCTCCTTCGATGATCATTGGGGCTTTATCAACGAGTCCAATGTGATTGTGATCCCGAATCATTTCAGCGCCGTTACCGCGTTCTCTGACGGCCGCGCAGCCGTAAAGAGCGGCGATAAGGTGGGCATCATTGATGCAAACGGCCAGTTTGTCATGAATCCTTCGGAAAAGTACACCGACATGGGTTCTCTTCATGCAAACCGTCTACCAGTGAAGGATAAAAAGAGCGGAAAATGGGGATATTTAGACGGAAATGGTCAAAATGTCATCAAACCGCAATACGATGAAGCTGGAAATTTTGACTAA